A single Curtobacterium sp. MCSS17_015 DNA region contains:
- the miaA gene encoding tRNA (adenosine(37)-N6)-dimethylallyltransferase MiaA encodes MSAADPGAAADVDPSVGDGQGAPVEAAGAAELVAVVGATGTGKSELALALAERHRAQGRRAEIVNADAMQLYRGMDIGTAKVPESDRRGVPHHQLDVLDVTDEASVAAYQRDARAVIAEITADGGVAVLVGGSGLYVSAVLFDLDFPGTDPVLREQLEREHLELGPNVLLERLRRLDPAAAAAIDARNPRRLIRAVEIASRSDRVTPSLPAAPRLWRPAHVLHLRRDREQLVAALRTRAERMFATGLVDEVAGLRERGLEQGRTARAAIGYSQALEVLRGGATIDDAVEATSIATRKYARRQVSWFKRYADTDTTRVTALDVTGAGAAELSGLARRIVP; translated from the coding sequence GTGTCGGCCGCTGACCCGGGCGCCGCTGCCGACGTCGACCCGAGCGTCGGGGACGGGCAGGGCGCACCGGTCGAGGCGGCCGGTGCCGCGGAGCTCGTCGCCGTGGTCGGCGCGACCGGCACCGGCAAGTCGGAGCTCGCCCTCGCACTCGCCGAACGGCATCGTGCCCAGGGCCGTCGGGCGGAGATCGTCAACGCCGACGCCATGCAGCTCTACCGCGGCATGGACATCGGGACCGCGAAGGTGCCGGAGTCCGACCGCCGCGGTGTCCCGCACCACCAGCTCGACGTGCTCGACGTCACGGACGAGGCCAGTGTGGCGGCGTACCAGCGCGATGCGCGCGCGGTGATCGCGGAGATCACCGCGGACGGCGGGGTCGCGGTACTCGTCGGTGGCAGCGGGCTGTACGTCTCCGCGGTGCTCTTCGACCTCGACTTCCCCGGCACGGACCCGGTGCTCCGGGAGCAGCTCGAGCGGGAGCACCTGGAGCTCGGTCCGAACGTCCTCCTCGAACGGCTCCGCCGACTCGACCCGGCGGCAGCCGCCGCGATCGACGCCCGGAACCCGCGCCGCCTGATCCGCGCCGTCGAGATCGCGAGCCGGTCCGACCGCGTCACCCCGAGCCTCCCGGCAGCCCCGCGACTGTGGCGGCCGGCGCACGTGCTGCACCTGCGCCGTGACCGGGAGCAGCTCGTCGCCGCCCTGCGGACCCGAGCCGAGCGGATGTTCGCCACCGGGCTCGTGGACGAGGTCGCGGGCCTGCGGGAGCGGGGACTGGAACAGGGGCGGACCGCGCGGGCCGCCATCGGCTACTCCCAGGCGCTCGAGGTCCTCCGCGGCGGGGCGACCATCGACGACGCCGTCGAGGCGACCAGCATCGCGACGCGGAAGTACGCGCGCCGGCAGGTGTCCTGGTTCAAGCGGTACGCCGACACGGACACGACCCGCGTCACCGCGCTCGACGTCACGGGTGCCGGGGCCGCGGAGCTGTCGGGACTGGCCCGTAGGATCGTCCCGTGA
- the dapF gene encoding diaminopimelate epimerase: protein MTELHFTKGHGTGNDFVLFADPDATVDLTPDRIRAIADRRFGVGADGVIRAVRSDAIPEGQAILAEDPDATWFMDYHNADGSVAEMCGNGIRVFARYLTEAGLVDLAPGRTLTVGSRKGVVDIQRSSTGFAADLGRWRLGIDGGGSDDVLVRAKDLDRARPGLGIDVGNPHVVVAVASEEELAGIDLTYVPVLDPAPASGANVEFVLPGDPLVTDGVGEITMRVHERGSGETLSCGTGAVAAALATRYWAGSAAPDTWRVRVPGGVLTVRMTATEDGEHVSLAGPAELVFSGDLTV from the coding sequence GTGACCGAGCTGCACTTCACCAAGGGACACGGGACCGGCAACGACTTCGTCCTGTTCGCCGACCCCGACGCCACGGTCGACCTCACCCCCGACCGCATCCGCGCCATCGCGGACCGCCGCTTCGGCGTCGGGGCCGACGGGGTCATCCGCGCGGTGCGCTCCGACGCCATCCCCGAGGGGCAGGCGATCCTCGCCGAGGACCCGGACGCGACCTGGTTCATGGACTACCACAACGCCGACGGCTCGGTCGCCGAGATGTGCGGCAACGGCATCCGCGTGTTCGCGCGGTACCTGACCGAGGCGGGGCTCGTCGACCTCGCTCCCGGGCGGACCCTGACCGTCGGCAGCCGGAAGGGCGTCGTCGACATCCAGCGTTCCTCGACCGGGTTCGCCGCGGACCTCGGCCGCTGGCGGCTCGGCATCGACGGCGGCGGATCGGACGACGTCCTCGTGCGGGCGAAGGACCTCGACCGGGCCCGACCCGGTCTCGGCATCGACGTCGGCAACCCCCACGTCGTCGTGGCCGTCGCCAGCGAGGAAGAGCTCGCCGGGATCGACCTCACCTACGTGCCCGTCCTCGACCCGGCGCCGGCCTCGGGAGCGAACGTGGAGTTCGTGCTGCCCGGTGACCCGCTCGTCACCGACGGCGTCGGCGAGATCACCATGCGTGTGCACGAGCGCGGCAGCGGCGAGACCCTGTCGTGCGGCACGGGGGCGGTCGCCGCTGCTCTCGCGACCCGCTACTGGGCAGGATCCGCGGCACCGGACACCTGGCGTGTGCGCGTCCCCGGTGGGGTCCTGACGGTGCGGATGACGGCGACGGAGGACGGCGAGCACGTGTCGCTCGCCGGCCCGGCGGAGCTCGTGTTCTCGGGCGACCTCACGGTCTGA
- a CDS encoding methyltransferase, with the protein MANDHYFSATPESQARPRQIRVTLAGRTLELTTAAGVFSPDGIDRGTSVLLHNVPAPAVDGDLLDVGCGWGPLAITMALRSPDAHVWGVDVNERVLDLARTNAAAAGAGNVTVGLPADVPADKSFRTIWSNPPIRVGKDELHDILRTWIPRLEVGGDAWLVVSKDLGGDSLQRWLQQTLADGFTVTRATTDKGFRVIRVHRTA; encoded by the coding sequence ATGGCGAACGACCACTACTTCTCGGCCACCCCGGAGAGCCAGGCGCGTCCGCGGCAGATCCGTGTCACGCTCGCCGGTCGGACGCTCGAACTCACCACCGCCGCCGGTGTCTTCAGCCCCGACGGCATCGACCGCGGCACGAGTGTGCTGCTCCACAACGTCCCCGCCCCCGCCGTCGACGGCGACCTCCTCGACGTCGGGTGCGGATGGGGTCCGCTGGCGATCACGATGGCGCTCCGTTCCCCCGACGCGCACGTGTGGGGCGTCGACGTCAACGAGCGGGTCCTCGACCTCGCCCGGACCAACGCCGCCGCCGCCGGGGCCGGCAACGTGACGGTCGGACTCCCCGCCGACGTCCCCGCCGACAAGTCGTTCCGGACCATCTGGTCGAACCCGCCGATCCGTGTCGGCAAGGACGAACTGCACGACATCCTCCGCACCTGGATCCCGCGGCTCGAGGTCGGCGGCGACGCCTGGCTCGTCGTGTCGAAGGACCTGGGCGGTGACTCCCTGCAGCGGTGGCTGCAGCAGACCCTGGCCGACGGCTTCACGGTCACCCGCGCCACGACGGACAAGGGGTTCCGCGTCATCCGGGTGCACCGGACCGCCTGA
- the hflX gene encoding GTPase HflX gives MTESHQQDEQTIHDDSADGVVERVLRNADKRAASSIFAPAQAIQTRSVDEQGWDGDGEQYDREDRAALRRVGGLSTELEDVTEVEYRQLRLERVVLIGVYAQGDASDAENSLRELSALAETAGAVVLDGLLQRRPNPDPATYLGKGKAQELAMVVKATGADTVIADTELAPSQRRALEDVVKVKVIDRTAVILDIFSQHATTREGKAQVELAQLEYLLPRLRGWGESMSRQAGGQVSGGAGMGSRGPGETKIELDRRRIHTRMAKLRRQIASFTPAREAKRADRDRNDVPSVAIAGYTNAGKSSLLNRLTSAGVLVQNQLFATLDSTVRRTETSKGREFTFTDTVGFVRNLPHQLVEAFRSTLEEVGNADVIVHVVDGSHPDPAAQLATVREVIGDVGARDIPEVVVFNKADLVDDTQRMVLVGLAPDAVFVSARTGEGISDLLAAIESRLPEPDVELTVVLPFSRGDLVSQLHDSGAVESLDYVPEGTRLRVRVFQREVAELDPYVVAPVASA, from the coding sequence ATGACGGAATCCCATCAGCAGGACGAACAGACCATCCACGACGACAGCGCAGACGGTGTCGTCGAACGGGTGCTGCGCAACGCCGACAAGCGTGCGGCATCCTCCATCTTCGCGCCGGCACAGGCGATCCAGACCCGCTCGGTGGACGAGCAGGGTTGGGACGGTGACGGCGAACAGTACGACCGTGAGGACCGTGCGGCGTTGCGGCGCGTCGGCGGTCTCTCCACCGAACTCGAGGACGTCACCGAGGTCGAGTACCGGCAACTCCGGCTCGAGCGCGTCGTCCTCATCGGCGTGTACGCGCAGGGCGACGCCTCCGACGCCGAGAACTCCCTCCGCGAGCTGTCGGCCCTCGCCGAGACCGCGGGTGCCGTGGTCCTCGACGGGCTCCTGCAGCGCCGGCCGAACCCCGACCCGGCGACGTACCTCGGCAAGGGCAAGGCCCAGGAGCTCGCGATGGTCGTCAAGGCCACCGGTGCCGACACGGTCATCGCCGACACCGAACTGGCGCCCTCGCAGCGCCGTGCGCTCGAGGACGTCGTCAAGGTGAAGGTCATCGACCGGACCGCGGTCATCCTCGACATCTTCAGCCAGCACGCCACCACGCGCGAGGGCAAGGCCCAGGTCGAGCTCGCGCAGCTCGAGTACCTCCTCCCGCGTCTGCGCGGTTGGGGTGAGTCGATGTCCCGCCAGGCCGGTGGTCAGGTCTCCGGCGGTGCCGGTATGGGCTCCCGTGGTCCTGGTGAGACGAAGATCGAGCTCGACCGTCGCCGCATCCACACCCGGATGGCCAAGTTGCGCCGCCAGATCGCGTCGTTCACACCCGCGCGCGAGGCCAAGCGAGCGGACCGCGACCGCAACGACGTCCCGAGCGTCGCGATCGCCGGCTACACGAACGCGGGGAAGTCCTCGCTGCTCAACCGCCTCACGAGTGCCGGTGTCCTGGTGCAGAACCAGCTGTTCGCCACGCTCGACTCGACGGTGCGTCGGACCGAGACGTCGAAGGGCCGGGAGTTCACCTTCACCGACACCGTCGGCTTCGTGCGCAACCTGCCGCACCAGCTGGTCGAGGCGTTCCGTTCCACCCTCGAAGAGGTCGGGAACGCGGACGTCATCGTGCACGTGGTCGACGGGTCGCACCCGGACCCGGCAGCGCAGCTCGCCACCGTCCGCGAGGTGATCGGCGACGTCGGCGCCCGCGACATCCCCGAGGTCGTCGTCTTCAACAAGGCCGACTTGGTCGACGACACGCAGCGCATGGTGCTCGTCGGGCTCGCGCCCGACGCGGTGTTCGTGTCGGCCCGGACGGGCGAAGGGATCTCCGACCTGCTCGCGGCGATCGAGTCCCGCCTGCCCGAGCCCGACGTCGAGCTCACCGTCGTGCTGCCGTTCTCGCGCGGTGACCTCGTCTCGCAGCTGCACGACTCCGGCGCGGTCGAGTCGCTCGACTACGTACCGGAGGGCACGCGCCTGCGGGTGCGGGTCTTCCAGCGCGAGGTCGCAGAACTCGACCCGTACGTGGTCGCGCCCGTCGCCTCGGCCTGA
- the lexA gene encoding transcriptional repressor LexA, producing the protein MTDELRGQKPLTAKQQSILDAIRASIASRGYPPSMREIGDAAGLSSLSSVSHQLGQLELGGWIRRDPNRPRALEVLVDEPTPDSDGPDVDATTLVPLVGRIAAGVPITAEQHVDEIIPLPRQLVGTGDLFMLKVVGESMIDAAICDGDWVVVRSQQTAENGDVVAAMLDEEATVKVFRQRDGHTWLLPRNTAFEPILGDAATVLGKVVAVLRSI; encoded by the coding sequence GTGACGGACGAACTGCGCGGACAGAAACCGTTGACCGCGAAGCAGCAGTCGATCCTCGACGCCATCCGCGCGTCGATCGCCAGCCGGGGTTACCCGCCGAGCATGCGCGAGATCGGCGACGCCGCCGGGCTGTCGTCCCTCTCGAGCGTCTCCCACCAGCTCGGGCAGCTGGAGCTCGGCGGCTGGATCCGCCGTGACCCGAACCGCCCCCGCGCCCTCGAGGTCCTGGTCGACGAGCCCACCCCGGACTCCGACGGCCCGGACGTCGACGCCACGACGCTCGTGCCCCTGGTCGGCCGCATCGCCGCCGGTGTCCCGATCACCGCCGAGCAGCACGTCGACGAGATCATCCCGCTCCCCCGACAGCTCGTCGGGACCGGCGACCTCTTCATGCTCAAGGTCGTCGGCGAGTCCATGATCGACGCCGCGATCTGCGACGGCGACTGGGTCGTCGTCCGGTCGCAGCAGACCGCCGAGAACGGTGACGTCGTCGCGGCGATGCTCGACGAGGAAGCCACCGTCAAGGTCTTCCGGCAGCGCGACGGTCACACCTGGCTGCTGCCCCGCAACACCGCGTTCGAACCGATCCTCGGCGACGCGGCGACGGTCCTCGGCAAGGTCGTGGCGGTCCTCCGCTCCATCTGA
- a CDS encoding LysM peptidoglycan-binding domain-containing protein: MTHSRATGTDGKQEGNDMSTNAIADSQHTAAPVARTRLRLTRRGRVVFTTLAALPVLLCVGLAMLNGGQASAGDRAADVHFDTVTIQSGETLWQLAEQTAPDSDPRDFIQDVVNLNALDGSGVQAGQEISIPAQYDR; the protein is encoded by the coding sequence TTGACCCATTCCCGGGCGACCGGCACCGACGGCAAGCAGGAAGGCAACGACATGAGCACCAACGCCATCGCGGACTCGCAGCACACCGCAGCACCCGTCGCGCGCACGCGCCTCCGTCTCACCCGCCGTGGCCGGGTCGTCTTCACGACCCTCGCCGCCCTTCCGGTGCTGCTCTGCGTCGGGCTCGCCATGCTGAACGGCGGTCAGGCGTCGGCCGGGGACCGTGCGGCGGACGTGCACTTCGACACCGTCACGATCCAGTCCGGTGAGACCCTCTGGCAGCTGGCCGAGCAGACCGCTCCGGACTCCGACCCCCGTGACTTCATCCAGGACGTCGTGAACCTCAACGCGCTCGACGGCTCGGGCGTGCAGGCCGGGCAGGAGATCTCGATCCCGGCTCAGTACGACCGCTGA
- a CDS encoding histidinol-phosphate transaminase: protein MATTLEDLPIRDDLRGQSPYGAPQKHVRVQLNVNENTHPVPEDVAEDIVASIRQALGTVNRYPDREFTQLRQSLAGYLGHGLSAESIWAANGSNEVIQQLLQAFGGPGRSVLGFPPTYSMHSIIASGTGTRWIPADRDAEFRISPETAVAAVDAHQPDLVFLCGPNNPTGTPLELATIEAVYDATDGIVMVDEAYAEFMPPGQPTALTLLPGRERLVVSRTMSKAFAFAGARVGYLAADPAVIDALRLVRLPYHLSALTQAAAVAALRHAPEMLRMVDDIRGQRDRMVAELGAMGYQPHETWSNFVLFGGVADPRAAFESLLEQDVIVRDLGIPNHLRVSAGTAEETTAFLDAMRQVAAEQPPVRVAA, encoded by the coding sequence GTGGCAACCACGCTCGAAGACCTCCCCATCCGCGACGACCTGCGCGGGCAGAGCCCGTACGGCGCTCCGCAGAAGCACGTGCGCGTGCAGCTCAACGTCAACGAGAACACGCATCCCGTGCCGGAGGACGTGGCCGAGGACATCGTCGCCTCGATCCGTCAGGCCCTGGGCACGGTCAACCGGTACCCCGACCGCGAGTTCACCCAGCTGCGGCAGTCCCTCGCCGGGTACCTCGGGCACGGCCTGAGCGCGGAGTCGATCTGGGCGGCGAACGGCTCCAACGAGGTCATCCAGCAGCTGCTCCAGGCGTTCGGGGGCCCGGGGCGCAGCGTGCTGGGCTTCCCGCCGACCTATTCGATGCACTCGATCATCGCGTCGGGGACCGGGACCCGGTGGATCCCCGCCGACCGCGACGCCGAGTTCCGGATCTCACCCGAGACCGCCGTCGCCGCGGTGGATGCCCACCAGCCCGACCTCGTGTTCCTGTGCGGCCCGAACAACCCGACGGGGACCCCGCTCGAACTCGCGACGATCGAGGCCGTGTACGACGCCACCGACGGGATCGTGATGGTCGACGAGGCCTACGCCGAGTTCATGCCGCCCGGGCAGCCCACAGCCCTGACCCTCCTGCCGGGTCGGGAGCGCCTCGTGGTGTCGCGGACCATGAGCAAGGCGTTCGCCTTCGCCGGCGCCCGTGTCGGCTACCTCGCCGCCGATCCGGCCGTGATCGACGCCCTCCGCCTGGTCCGGCTGCCGTACCACCTGTCCGCCCTGACACAGGCGGCAGCGGTCGCCGCGCTCCGGCACGCCCCGGAGATGCTCCGCATGGTCGACGACATCCGTGGGCAGCGCGACCGCATGGTGGCGGAGCTGGGTGCCATGGGGTACCAGCCGCACGAGACGTGGTCGAACTTCGTCCTGTTCGGTGGCGTCGCCGACCCGCGGGCAGCGTTCGAGTCGCTGCTGGAGCAGGACGTGATCGTGCGCGACCTCGGCATCCCGAACCACCTCCGCGTCAGCGCCGGGACGGCGGAGGAGACCACCGCCTTCCTCGACGCCATGCGGCAGGTCGCCGCCGAGCAGCCGCCCGTTAGGGTTGCAGCATGA
- the hisB gene encoding imidazoleglycerol-phosphate dehydratase HisB, with protein MTARTAEITRSTSESTVSLSLDLDGTGRSEISTSVPFFDHMLTAFSKHSLIDLRVQSSGDTDIDVHHTVEDTGIVLGQALRQALGDRAGIGRYGDALVPLDEALAQAVVDVSGRPFLVHTGEPAGFEFHRIGGHFTGSLVRHVFEAITMNAGITVHLRVLDGRDPHHIAEAEFKAFARAMRRAVELDPRVDGIPSTKGKL; from the coding sequence ATGACCGCGCGCACCGCCGAGATCACCCGCTCGACGAGCGAATCGACCGTCTCCCTGTCGCTCGACCTCGACGGCACCGGCAGGTCCGAGATCTCGACGAGCGTGCCGTTCTTCGACCACATGCTGACGGCGTTCAGCAAGCACTCCCTGATCGACCTGCGCGTGCAGAGCTCGGGCGACACCGACATCGACGTGCACCACACGGTCGAGGACACGGGCATCGTGCTCGGCCAGGCGCTCCGGCAGGCGCTCGGGGACCGCGCGGGGATCGGCCGCTACGGCGACGCCCTCGTCCCCCTCGACGAAGCCCTCGCGCAGGCCGTCGTCGACGTGTCCGGTCGCCCGTTCCTCGTGCACACGGGGGAGCCCGCGGGCTTCGAGTTCCACCGCATCGGTGGCCACTTCACCGGGTCGCTCGTCCGCCACGTGTTCGAGGCGATCACGATGAACGCCGGCATCACCGTCCACCTGCGCGTCCTCGACGGGCGCGACCCCCACCACATCGCGGAGGCCGAGTTCAAGGCCTTCGCCCGAGCGATGCGCCGCGCCGTCGAACTCGACCCGCGCGTCGACGGCATCCCGTCCACGAAGGGCAAGCTGTGA
- the hisH gene encoding imidazole glycerol phosphate synthase subunit HisH, translating into MSTTRPNVVVLDYGSGNVHSAAKALERAGADVTLSNDKQAALKADGLLVPGVGAFAAVVDQLEGVRGGEIVDHRLAGGRPVLGICVGMQVLFERGVERGADVEGLGQWPGVVEPIEAEVLPHMGWNTVEAPEDSVLFDGLRDERFYFVHSYGVTDFPLEAYGPFRAPKLTWAEHGERFVAAVENGPLSATQFHPEKSGEPGIRLLRNWVSSL; encoded by the coding sequence GTGAGCACCACCCGGCCGAACGTCGTCGTCCTCGACTACGGCTCCGGCAACGTCCACTCCGCCGCGAAGGCCCTCGAGCGGGCCGGCGCCGACGTGACGCTCTCGAACGACAAGCAGGCCGCGCTCAAGGCCGACGGACTCCTCGTCCCGGGTGTCGGTGCGTTCGCCGCGGTCGTCGACCAGCTCGAGGGGGTGCGCGGCGGCGAGATCGTCGATCACCGCCTGGCCGGTGGTCGCCCTGTGCTCGGCATCTGCGTCGGCATGCAGGTGCTCTTCGAGCGCGGGGTCGAGCGTGGCGCCGACGTCGAGGGCCTCGGCCAGTGGCCCGGCGTCGTCGAACCGATCGAGGCCGAGGTGCTGCCGCACATGGGGTGGAACACGGTCGAGGCCCCGGAGGACTCGGTCCTGTTCGACGGTCTCCGTGACGAACGGTTCTACTTCGTGCACTCCTACGGCGTCACGGACTTCCCGCTCGAGGCGTACGGGCCGTTCCGCGCGCCGAAGCTCACCTGGGCCGAGCACGGGGAACGCTTCGTCGCCGCCGTCGAGAACGGCCCGCTGAGTGCCACGCAGTTCCACCCGGAGAAGTCCGGTGAGCCGGGCATCCGCCTCCTCCGCAACTGGGTCTCGTCGCTGTGA
- the priA gene encoding bifunctional 1-(5-phosphoribosyl)-5-((5-phosphoribosylamino)methylideneamino)imidazole-4-carboxamide isomerase/phosphoribosylanthranilate isomerase PriA: MTELSTTQPLVLLPAVDVVDGQAVRLTQGEAGSETGYGDPVVAARTWRDQGAEWIHLVDLDAAFGRGDNRRVIAHAIREVEGVSVELSGGIRDDASLEAALATGAARVNLGTAALENPDWAARVIGQYGEQIAVGLDVRGTTLASRGWTEEAGDLWEVLDRLEDAGCARYVVTDVTKDGTLQGPNVDLLRQVCDRTDQPVVASGGISTLDDLRALRELVPHGLEGAIIGKALYSGAFTLPAALDIASE; encoded by the coding sequence ATGACCGAGCTCTCCACCACCCAACCCCTCGTCCTGCTGCCGGCCGTCGACGTCGTCGACGGCCAGGCGGTGCGCCTCACCCAGGGCGAAGCCGGCAGTGAGACCGGGTACGGCGACCCCGTCGTCGCGGCACGCACCTGGCGCGACCAGGGCGCGGAGTGGATCCACCTCGTCGACCTCGACGCGGCCTTCGGTCGTGGCGACAACCGACGGGTGATCGCGCACGCCATCCGCGAGGTCGAGGGTGTCTCGGTCGAGCTCTCCGGCGGCATCCGCGACGACGCCTCGCTCGAGGCCGCCCTCGCCACCGGCGCCGCCCGGGTGAACCTCGGCACCGCCGCGCTGGAGAACCCCGACTGGGCCGCACGCGTCATCGGGCAGTACGGCGAGCAGATCGCCGTCGGCCTGGACGTCCGTGGCACGACCCTCGCGAGCCGCGGGTGGACCGAGGAGGCCGGGGACCTGTGGGAGGTGCTCGACCGGCTCGAGGACGCCGGGTGCGCGCGGTACGTGGTCACCGACGTGACGAAGGACGGCACGCTGCAGGGGCCCAACGTCGACCTCCTGCGCCAGGTGTGCGACCGGACCGACCAGCCCGTCGTTGCGTCCGGGGGCATCTCGACGCTCGACGACCTGCGGGCGCTCCGCGAGCTCGTGCCGCACGGCCTCGAGGGCGCCATCATCGGCAAGGCGCTCTACTCCGGCGCGTTCACGCTGCCGGCCGCGCTCGACATCGCGTCGGAGTAG
- a CDS encoding SseB family protein — protein sequence MHDHAHAADSAGNPWAGRTFDAHDTTFTEDDGLADPALVAAITAVADGGSHAAVVAALRTARLLIPLVAEAGDVGETPDGRIVDKTQELSIVTVAGPDGRAVMPAFTSVEAMRAWDADARPIPVESRRVAMAAASEDTQLVVLDPTATTEFVLRRPAVWALGQDLPWTPCSEDPEVARAFAGTIETEPAVVRVELSPGDPLSRFAGPELTVGLRLVAGLDREQIGELVGRLQQRWATDPVIAERVDSMRVALRAA from the coding sequence GTGCACGACCACGCGCACGCCGCTGACTCGGCGGGCAACCCGTGGGCCGGCCGTACCTTCGACGCGCACGACACGACGTTCACCGAGGACGACGGGCTGGCCGACCCGGCCCTCGTCGCGGCGATCACCGCCGTCGCCGACGGCGGGTCCCACGCGGCGGTCGTGGCGGCACTCCGGACGGCACGACTGCTCATCCCGCTCGTCGCCGAGGCAGGTGACGTCGGCGAGACCCCGGACGGTCGGATCGTCGACAAGACCCAGGAGCTCTCGATCGTCACGGTCGCAGGGCCGGACGGTCGCGCGGTGATGCCGGCGTTCACCTCGGTCGAGGCGATGCGCGCCTGGGACGCGGACGCGCGCCCGATCCCGGTCGAGTCCCGCCGGGTCGCGATGGCCGCGGCCAGCGAGGACACGCAGCTGGTCGTGCTCGACCCGACGGCCACGACCGAGTTCGTCCTGCGCCGCCCCGCGGTGTGGGCACTCGGCCAGGACCTGCCGTGGACGCCGTGCTCGGAGGACCCTGAGGTGGCGCGGGCCTTCGCGGGCACGATCGAGACCGAGCCCGCCGTGGTCCGGGTCGAACTGTCGCCGGGGGACCCGCTGTCGCGCTTCGCCGGGCCCGAACTCACGGTCGGCCTCCGGCTCGTCGCCGGACTCGACCGGGAGCAGATCGGTGAACTGGTCGGCCGCCTGCAGCAGCGATGGGCCACCGATCCGGTGATCGCCGAGCGGGTCGACAGCATGCGCGTCGCGCTGCGCGCCGCCTGA
- a CDS encoding ParA family protein, translating into MSSIPTTASGTGDIVTGPTGRPVRAFPVPDELDGHGPARIISLCNQKGGVGKTTTAINLGAALAEYGRRVLAVDFDPQGALSAGLGVRTHDIPTVYDLLMGAVKDPNQVIQPTNVPLLDVIPANIDLSAAEVHLVNEVAREQILASVLRKVSNDYDVILIDCQPSLGLLTVNALTAAHGVLIPLECEFFALRGVALLIETIDKVRDRLNPALTLDGILPTMYDSRTLHSREVMERVVETFGDRVLDTVIGRTVKFPDATVSARPITQTAPEHAAAHAYRQLARELVQRGAVA; encoded by the coding sequence GTGAGCAGCATCCCGACGACAGCCTCCGGTACCGGCGACATCGTCACGGGTCCGACCGGTCGGCCCGTGCGGGCGTTCCCCGTGCCGGACGAGCTGGACGGCCACGGTCCCGCGCGCATCATCTCGCTGTGCAACCAGAAGGGCGGGGTCGGCAAGACCACCACCGCCATCAACCTCGGCGCGGCGCTCGCCGAGTACGGTCGCCGGGTCCTGGCGGTCGACTTCGATCCGCAGGGCGCCCTCTCCGCCGGTCTCGGGGTGCGGACGCACGACATCCCCACCGTCTACGACCTGCTCATGGGCGCCGTGAAGGACCCGAACCAGGTCATCCAGCCGACCAACGTGCCCCTGCTGGACGTCATCCCGGCGAACATCGACCTGTCCGCGGCCGAGGTGCACCTGGTCAACGAGGTCGCCCGGGAGCAGATCCTCGCGAGCGTGCTGCGGAAGGTGTCGAACGACTACGACGTCATCCTCATCGACTGCCAGCCCTCGCTCGGCCTCCTCACCGTGAACGCCCTGACGGCGGCGCACGGCGTGCTCATCCCGCTCGAGTGCGAGTTCTTCGCGCTCCGCGGTGTCGCCCTGCTCATCGAGACGATCGACAAGGTGCGGGACCGCCTGAACCCCGCGCTCACGCTCGACGGCATCCTGCCGACGATGTACGACTCGCGGACCCTGCACTCGCGCGAGGTCATGGAGCGGGTCGTGGAGACGTTCGGCGACCGTGTCCTCGACACCGTCATCGGGCGCACCGTGAAGTTCCCGGACGCCACGGTGTCCGCACGGCCGATCACGCAGACGGCTCCCGAGCACGCCGCGGCGCACGCCTACCGGCAGCTGGCCCGAGAGCTCGTCCAGCGTGGCGCCGTCGCCTGA